The following proteins are co-located in the Rheinheimera salexigens genome:
- the wecB gene encoding non-hydrolyzing UDP-N-acetylglucosamine 2-epimerase, with product MLKVLSVFGTRPEAIKMAPLVNLLKQQDHIESRVCVTGQHREMLDQVLKLFDITPEYDLAIMKTGQDLYDVTTSILLNIKPVLRDFKPDVVLVHGDTSTTFAAALACYYEKVAVGHVEAGLRTGNIYSPWPEEANRKLTSAITRYHLAPTEASKQNLLNENVNPAHIAVTGNTVIDALLQVVDKISSDPELSTQYAKQFPYGQDGRRLVLVTGHRRESFGAGFDNICAALKQIALQFPDCDLVYPVHLNPNVREPVFRLLADAPNVHLIEPQDYLPFVYLMSRSTLVLTDSGGIQEEAPSLGKPVLVMRDTTERPEAVDAGTVKLVGTDKNKIVEEVTKLLTDKAYYDSMSFAHNPYGDGKACQRIIDVISQQA from the coding sequence ATGTTAAAAGTGTTAAGCGTGTTTGGCACTCGGCCAGAAGCAATTAAAATGGCGCCATTGGTCAATTTATTAAAGCAACAAGACCATATTGAAAGCCGGGTTTGTGTGACGGGACAGCATCGTGAAATGCTCGATCAAGTATTAAAACTTTTTGATATTACACCCGAGTATGACTTAGCCATTATGAAAACCGGCCAAGACTTATACGACGTTACCACCAGCATTCTATTAAATATTAAGCCAGTATTGCGTGATTTTAAGCCCGACGTAGTATTAGTGCATGGCGATACCAGCACTACCTTTGCGGCAGCCTTAGCCTGTTATTATGAAAAAGTCGCAGTCGGCCATGTTGAAGCAGGCTTACGCACCGGCAATATTTATAGCCCGTGGCCAGAAGAAGCCAACCGCAAACTAACCAGTGCTATCACTCGTTATCACTTAGCGCCAACAGAAGCGTCTAAGCAAAACTTATTAAACGAAAACGTAAATCCGGCGCATATCGCTGTTACTGGCAACACCGTTATTGATGCCTTATTGCAAGTAGTCGATAAAATATCTAGCGACCCAGAGCTTTCTACTCAATACGCCAAGCAATTTCCATATGGCCAAGATGGTCGGCGCTTAGTGCTCGTCACAGGTCATCGCCGCGAAAGTTTTGGTGCTGGTTTTGATAATATTTGTGCTGCACTAAAACAAATTGCGCTACAATTTCCCGATTGCGATTTAGTGTATCCAGTGCACTTAAACCCTAATGTACGCGAACCGGTATTCCGTTTATTAGCCGATGCGCCAAACGTGCACTTAATTGAACCGCAAGATTATTTACCCTTTGTGTATTTAATGAGCCGCAGCACTTTAGTACTTACCGACTCAGGTGGTATTCAAGAAGAAGCGCCGTCTTTGGGTAAACCGGTATTAGTCATGCGCGATACCACAGAACGGCCAGAAGCCGTAGATGCGGGTACTGTAAAATTAGTTGGCACAGACAAAAATAAAATAGTTGAAGAAGTAACTAAGCTATTAACAGATAAAGCCTATTACGACAGCATGAGCTTTGCCCATAATCCGTATGGTGATGGCAAAGCCTGTCAGCGCATTATCGATGTTATTAGCCAACAAGCCTAA
- a CDS encoding SDR family oxidoreductase — MDILATLQQGKGRWLVTGCAGFIGSNLVETLLKYNQTVVGLDNFATGHQHNLHQVQQLVSEQQWQNFSFIEGDIRTFSDCQLACEGVDYVLHQAALGSVPRSINDPIATNETNISGFLNMLQAAREAKVKRFVYAASSSTYGDHPALPKVEANIGQPLSPYAVTKYVNELYADVFSRTYGFHSVGLRYFNVFGPRQDPNGAYAAVIPKWTAAMIADQDVHINGDGETSRDFCFVANAVQANLRAALSPIEKSEVFNVAVGDRTTLNQLFDALVHCLADNNVQYARAPHYGDFRAGDVRHSQADISKAQQMLGYEPQFKILDGLKQAMPWYVGQQSD, encoded by the coding sequence ATGGATATTTTAGCAACCCTACAGCAAGGAAAGGGCCGCTGGTTAGTTACTGGTTGTGCTGGTTTTATTGGCTCGAACTTAGTTGAAACCTTATTAAAATATAATCAAACCGTAGTTGGGCTTGATAACTTCGCCACCGGTCATCAGCATAACTTGCATCAAGTGCAGCAACTGGTAAGTGAGCAACAATGGCAAAACTTTAGCTTTATTGAAGGCGACATTCGTACTTTTAGCGATTGCCAGTTAGCCTGCGAAGGTGTTGACTATGTACTCCACCAAGCTGCACTGGGTTCAGTGCCACGCTCTATTAACGATCCAATCGCCACCAACGAAACTAATATCAGTGGTTTTTTAAATATGCTGCAAGCCGCGCGCGAAGCTAAGGTTAAGCGCTTTGTGTATGCCGCTTCTAGTTCTACTTATGGCGATCATCCGGCATTACCTAAAGTAGAAGCTAATATTGGCCAGCCTTTATCACCTTATGCCGTCACTAAATACGTTAACGAGCTGTACGCCGATGTGTTCTCGCGCACCTATGGTTTTCATAGCGTAGGCCTGCGTTATTTTAATGTATTTGGCCCAAGACAAGATCCAAACGGCGCTTATGCAGCAGTGATCCCAAAATGGACCGCCGCCATGATTGCCGATCAAGATGTGCATATTAATGGCGATGGCGAAACTAGCCGTGATTTCTGCTTTGTCGCCAATGCCGTGCAAGCTAACTTACGCGCCGCATTAAGCCCAATAGAAAAAAGCGAAGTGTTTAACGTTGCCGTAGGTGACAGAACCACCCTAAACCAACTGTTTGATGCCTTGGTACACTGCTTAGCCGATAACAACGTGCAATATGCTCGCGCACCACATTACGGCGACTTCCGTGCTGGCGATGTCAGGCATTCACAAGCCGATATCAGTAAAGCACAACAAATGTTGGGATATGAACCGCAATTTAAAATTCTCGACGGCTTAAAACAAGCCATGCCGTGGTATGTGGGGCAGCAGAGCGATTAG
- the rlmA gene encoding 23S rRNA (guanine(745)-N(1))-methyltransferase: MYQCPLCQRPLTATDKLFSCSQNHSFDIAKEGYVNLLPVQQKNSKAPGDNKEMMQARRDFLHAGWYQPLADAVSKMLQPLQVKQLLDLGCGEGYYSGQIQQALPQCQIYGLDISKNAIKQAAKSNKQLQFCVASAFKLPFIDQCFDSIVRIYAPSAADELVRVLKQDGYLLTVTPGPEHLFEMKQAVYAEPRLHDDAIEQIAGFSHQQRQRLSFRLDFSQPADVLALIQMVPLAWKFTAEQKQQFAEKFCNNGNSISIDFY; the protein is encoded by the coding sequence ATGTATCAATGTCCGCTTTGCCAACGTCCTTTAACTGCCACTGATAAATTGTTTAGCTGTAGTCAGAACCATAGTTTTGATATCGCTAAAGAAGGCTATGTTAACTTATTGCCAGTGCAACAAAAAAATTCTAAAGCACCTGGTGATAATAAAGAAATGATGCAGGCTAGACGCGACTTTTTGCATGCCGGTTGGTATCAGCCGTTAGCCGATGCAGTAAGTAAGATGCTACAACCGTTACAGGTTAAGCAATTATTAGATTTAGGCTGTGGTGAGGGCTATTACAGTGGCCAAATACAGCAAGCCTTGCCGCAATGCCAAATTTACGGTTTAGACATTTCAAAAAATGCCATTAAACAAGCAGCGAAATCCAATAAACAACTGCAGTTTTGCGTTGCTAGCGCTTTTAAGCTGCCTTTTATTGATCAGTGTTTTGATAGCATAGTGCGTATTTATGCGCCTTCGGCGGCTGATGAGTTAGTGCGAGTGCTAAAACAAGATGGTTATTTATTAACGGTGACACCCGGGCCTGAGCATTTGTTTGAAATGAAACAAGCGGTATATGCGGAACCAAGATTACATGATGATGCGATTGAACAGATAGCCGGCTTTAGCCATCAGCAGCGGCAAAGACTGAGCTTTCGCTTAGACTTTAGCCAGCCGGCTGATGTGTTAGCTTTAATTCAAATGGTGCCGTTAGCGTGGAAGTTTACTGCAGAACAGAAACAGCAGTTTGCAGAAAAATTCTGCAATAACGGTAACAGCATTAGCATCGATTTTTACTAG
- the rfbC gene encoding dTDP-4-dehydrorhamnose 3,5-epimerase, producing the protein MLSQSLQLPEVLLLTPKVHSDERGYFFECFRQQQLQQLLERDIQFVQENQSRSSFGVLRGLHYQRQPQAQAKLVRVVEGEVLDVVVDIRHGSPRFGQTVQTVLSAENNHQLFIPHGFAHGFLVLSPQATVVYKVDNYYSAQHDAGLAYNDANLAINWPLSAKQLVISTKDQQQPKLSQLQSEFNWK; encoded by the coding sequence ATGCTTTCACAATCTTTGCAACTGCCTGAAGTTTTGCTGCTAACCCCAAAAGTTCACTCAGATGAAAGGGGGTATTTTTTTGAGTGCTTCCGCCAACAACAGTTGCAGCAGTTGTTAGAGCGAGATATTCAGTTTGTGCAAGAAAACCAATCGCGTTCAAGCTTTGGTGTGTTGCGTGGGTTGCATTATCAGAGGCAGCCGCAAGCGCAAGCGAAATTGGTTAGGGTGGTGGAAGGCGAAGTGCTTGATGTAGTGGTGGATATCCGCCATGGTAGTCCGCGATTTGGTCAGACGGTGCAAACCGTATTAAGCGCTGAAAATAACCATCAGTTATTTATTCCGCATGGCTTTGCTCATGGTTTTTTAGTTTTAAGCCCACAAGCTACGGTGGTTTATAAAGTGGATAACTACTATTCAGCCCAGCATGATGCTGGCTTAGCTTATAATGATGCCAATCTTGCTATTAATTGGCCATTATCTGCTAAGCAATTAGTCATATCGACTAAAGATCAGCAACAACCTAAATTATCACAATTACAAAGCGAATTTAACTGGAAATGA
- the rfbA gene encoding glucose-1-phosphate thymidylyltransferase RfbA — protein MKKSQNIKGIVLAGGTGSRLYPSTLGVSKQLLPVYDKPMIYYPISVLMLAGIRDILIITTEQDQASFHRLLGDGSRLGVNFSYCIQNAPDGLAQAFILAEDFLANSHVCLVLGDNIFFGHGLADLLHKAITNVIEHNSATVFGYRVSNPSRYGVAAFNSQGKVVSIEEKPQQPKSRFAVTGLYFYPNDVIAKAKLVLPSARGELEITTVNQMFLAEQRLDVEIMGRGFAWLDTGTHESLLEASAYIETIEKRQGLKVACLEEIAFEMGYINKEQLLELAKPLANNQYGEYLVYIANGDE, from the coding sequence ATGAAAAAATCACAAAACATCAAAGGCATAGTGTTGGCTGGCGGCACTGGCAGCCGTTTATATCCGAGCACTCTTGGTGTCTCGAAGCAATTGTTGCCGGTCTATGATAAACCGATGATTTATTATCCTATTTCGGTATTAATGCTGGCGGGAATTCGAGATATTTTAATTATTACTACTGAGCAAGATCAAGCTAGCTTTCATAGATTGTTAGGTGATGGTAGTCGGCTAGGTGTTAATTTCAGTTATTGTATTCAAAATGCCCCAGATGGCCTTGCTCAAGCTTTTATTTTGGCTGAAGACTTTTTAGCTAATAGTCATGTTTGTTTAGTTTTAGGTGACAACATATTTTTCGGCCATGGTTTGGCCGATCTATTACATAAAGCAATAACAAATGTAATTGAACATAATAGCGCCACTGTGTTTGGTTATAGGGTTAGCAACCCTTCACGTTATGGAGTGGCAGCGTTTAACTCGCAAGGAAAAGTTGTCTCAATAGAAGAAAAACCTCAACAGCCAAAAAGTCGGTTTGCCGTTACAGGATTATACTTTTATCCTAACGATGTTATCGCAAAAGCAAAACTGGTGTTGCCATCAGCGCGCGGCGAGTTAGAAATTACTACTGTTAATCAAATGTTTTTAGCTGAGCAGCGTTTAGATGTAGAAATAATGGGCCGAGGTTTTGCTTGGTTAGATACTGGAACACATGAGAGTTTATTAGAAGCGTCTGCCTATATAGAAACCATAGAAAAACGGCAAGGATTAAAAGTCGCTTGTTTAGAAGAAATCGCTTTTGAAATGGGCTATATCAATAAAGAACAATTACTGGAACTTGCCAAACCGCTAGCAAATAATCAGTATGGTGAGTATCTCGTTTACATCGCCAACGGTGACGAATAA
- a CDS encoding DUF440 family protein → MQDLELWTLDELCDHAFDIFEELAADNLSAIDYSMYQQNADSRGFVDLVPPTEDWVEIMMQDIEPELQLEAQIGLSGIDGEADMVLARILLSREKHDSLCHAQWRGQ, encoded by the coding sequence ATGCAAGACCTAGAACTCTGGACCTTAGACGAACTGTGCGATCACGCCTTTGATATATTCGAAGAGCTAGCCGCTGACAACCTTTCAGCCATAGATTACTCCATGTACCAACAAAATGCCGACAGCCGAGGCTTTGTTGATCTAGTGCCACCCACAGAAGACTGGGTTGAAATTATGATGCAAGACATTGAGCCAGAGCTACAACTTGAAGCCCAAATTGGCTTAAGCGGCATAGATGGCGAAGCCGATATGGTATTAGCGCGCATATTACTCAGCCGCGAAAAACACGATTCGCTATGTCACGCTCAATGGCGCGGCCAATAA
- a CDS encoding DUF6170 family protein → MLYFSSRGIPELAGLDLNQRMQVIRLTADQLPAPTKVMLNIIKLLILTPLFLLIARSTGWEIVGYMVLLLISYPVITRPITFALCRPRMTAVRQKLFDTTK, encoded by the coding sequence ATGTTGTATTTTAGTAGCCGCGGCATTCCAGAGTTAGCCGGCTTAGATCTTAATCAGCGGATGCAAGTTATTCGGCTTACTGCGGATCAACTGCCTGCGCCAACCAAAGTAATGCTTAACATCATTAAGCTGTTAATCTTAACCCCGTTGTTTTTGTTGATTGCGCGTAGCACTGGCTGGGAAATAGTCGGTTATATGGTTTTATTGCTAATTAGCTACCCTGTAATCACCCGCCCTATCACTTTTGCGCTTTGTCGGCCCAGAATGACCGCTGTTCGGCAGAAACTATTTGATACAACAAAATAA
- a CDS encoding transglycosylase SLT domain-containing protein, translating to MKKVQNIVHNTAKTIANIAHSQSQAKTRNLARKVASRISLIGIMAIILAGCSTAPPKNSANICEIFHEHRSWYDEAAKVRDKWGVPIHIPMSIMYQESSFKHNARPPMRWFLGFIPYGRASTAYGYSQAKTVTWDEYVKEADRFWVSRDNFGDAMDFMGWYIDKTHRLNKVSKWDGYHQYLNYHEGWGGYRRGSYKSKTWLVNTAKKWITGQKPMPHN from the coding sequence ATGAAAAAAGTTCAAAACATAGTTCACAATACTGCTAAGACTATCGCTAATATAGCTCACAGCCAATCTCAGGCTAAAACGCGTAATTTAGCGCGTAAAGTCGCCTCTCGCATTAGCCTAATCGGAATAATGGCCATTATTCTTGCCGGTTGCAGCACCGCACCGCCAAAAAACAGCGCTAATATTTGCGAAATCTTTCATGAGCATCGTAGTTGGTATGACGAAGCGGCAAAAGTGCGCGATAAATGGGGCGTGCCTATTCATATCCCCATGAGCATCATGTATCAAGAAAGCAGCTTTAAGCATAATGCCCGGCCACCCATGCGTTGGTTCCTCGGTTTTATCCCTTATGGCCGAGCCAGTACAGCTTATGGTTACTCGCAAGCTAAAACCGTTACTTGGGATGAATACGTTAAAGAAGCCGATCGGTTTTGGGTAAGTCGCGACAACTTTGGCGACGCCATGGACTTTATGGGCTGGTATATCGACAAAACCCATCGTTTAAATAAAGTCTCTAAATGGGATGGTTATCACCAATACTTAAATTATCACGAAGGCTGGGGCGGTTATCGTCGCGGTTCTTACAAAAGTAAAACCTGGTTAGTGAATACCGCAAAAAAGTGGATAACCGGGCAAAAACCTATGCCGCACAATTAA
- a CDS encoding transposase, with protein sequence MPYHIVQRGHNRSNCFYDDADKACYLSILARYLTGYDVQLHAFVLMSNHVHMLLTANQDGVISNLIQNLGRDYVHYFNKRYQRVGTLWDGRFKDSLVDTDQYFLTCQRYIELNPVRANMVIYPEDYHWSSYHANAKGLDINIVTPHRVYLNLADTLDQRLANYRALFAHDISDEDLNSIRIALNHNYPLANEEFITALTDKYDISFGRRLKGRPCK encoded by the coding sequence ATGCCTTACCATATAGTACAGCGAGGCCATAATCGTTCAAATTGTTTTTATGACGATGCTGATAAAGCCTGCTATTTATCTATATTAGCTAGATATCTTACTGGTTATGATGTGCAACTACATGCCTTTGTGCTGATGAGCAATCATGTTCACATGTTACTAACCGCTAACCAAGACGGCGTAATTTCAAATCTGATACAAAATTTGGGCCGTGATTACGTTCACTATTTTAATAAGCGCTATCAGCGAGTGGGAACGTTATGGGATGGACGATTTAAAGATAGCTTGGTAGACACTGATCAATATTTTCTTACTTGTCAGCGTTACATTGAGTTAAATCCCGTTCGGGCAAATATGGTTATTTATCCAGAGGATTATCATTGGTCTAGCTACCACGCTAACGCTAAAGGCTTAGATATTAATATTGTCACTCCGCATCGCGTGTACTTAAATTTAGCTGACACGTTAGACCAACGACTAGCAAACTATCGAGCATTATTTGCACACGATATTTCAGATGAAGATCTAAACTCTATTCGCATAGCTCTAAACCATAATTATCCTTTAGCAAATGAGGAATTTATTACAGCGCTTACTGATAAATATGATATTAGCTTTGGCCGCAGGCTTAAAGGCCGGCCATGTAAATAA
- a CDS encoding peptide MFS transporter, translated as MTDSSNIAAVPENQPQFLGHPVGLYVCFLTEMWERFSFYGMKYLLLLYLTKYHLFSDAGGLDVLGSYAGLVYAMPVIGGMLADRYLGMRKAVTFGAILLCLGHLGLAYEGFQAYMVDGEVIRDNGAIQVFYFSLALIIMGVGFLKPNISTIVGQLYGKEDARRDSGFTIFYMGINLGSFIATLSVTYLGETYGWGYGFGLAGIGMVLGLIIFLSGQKYLFGYAEPSNPALLKQKVFAGINREWLIYFATIPALALMWQLVQYNPVVHNTLVGLSFIVLFGIIWFMVTQCTKEERDRMTVLIVLTVSTVVFWALFEQSASSMTLYADRVLDRSIWGFEATAGQFGALNAFFIILFAPLFAWLWIALARRKIEPSTPVKFALGIIQAGLGFGALVYGANHPNEAGLVGAWWLVLAYALHTMGELCLSPVGLSAVTKLAVPKVVGVMMGAWFLATAYSEVLATQLAKLAAIDTQAGQVADIPTALASYNELFSFLFYVGIGFGVFMLLLSPWLRKRMHGVH; from the coding sequence ATGACTGACTCTAGCAATATTGCGGCAGTGCCCGAAAACCAGCCACAGTTTCTCGGCCATCCGGTCGGGCTTTATGTGTGCTTTCTTACCGAAATGTGGGAGCGGTTTTCATTTTACGGAATGAAATATCTGCTGTTGTTATATTTAACAAAGTACCACTTATTTAGTGATGCTGGCGGCTTAGACGTGTTAGGCAGCTATGCCGGCTTAGTGTATGCGATGCCGGTAATTGGCGGTATGTTAGCCGACCGTTATTTAGGTATGCGTAAAGCGGTAACCTTTGGTGCTATTTTACTCTGTTTAGGCCACTTAGGCTTAGCCTATGAAGGCTTTCAAGCCTATATGGTAGACGGCGAGGTAATACGAGATAACGGCGCCATTCAGGTGTTTTATTTCTCACTGGCTTTAATCATTATGGGTGTGGGCTTTTTAAAGCCAAATATCTCTACGATTGTTGGTCAGTTATACGGTAAAGAAGATGCGCGTCGTGACTCAGGTTTTACCATCTTTTATATGGGTATTAACTTGGGCTCGTTTATCGCTACTTTATCAGTGACCTATTTAGGTGAAACCTACGGCTGGGGCTACGGCTTTGGTTTAGCGGGTATTGGTATGGTACTGGGCTTAATTATCTTTTTAAGCGGCCAAAAGTACTTATTCGGTTATGCCGAACCAAGCAACCCTGCTTTATTAAAACAAAAAGTGTTTGCTGGTATTAACCGCGAATGGCTAATTTATTTTGCGACCATCCCTGCGTTAGCCTTAATGTGGCAGCTGGTGCAATATAACCCAGTAGTGCACAACACTTTAGTCGGTTTATCTTTCATTGTTCTGTTTGGTATTATTTGGTTTATGGTGACCCAATGTACTAAAGAAGAACGTGACCGTATGACAGTGTTAATTGTATTAACGGTTTCTACCGTAGTGTTCTGGGCATTGTTTGAGCAATCTGCATCATCCATGACGCTATATGCTGACCGCGTGTTAGACCGTAGCATCTGGGGTTTTGAAGCTACTGCTGGCCAGTTTGGTGCCTTAAATGCGTTCTTTATTATTCTGTTTGCACCGTTATTTGCTTGGTTATGGATTGCCTTGGCCAGACGCAAAATTGAACCTAGTACCCCAGTTAAATTTGCCTTAGGTATTATTCAAGCTGGTTTAGGTTTTGGTGCTTTAGTATACGGTGCCAACCACCCTAACGAAGCCGGCTTAGTGGGTGCCTGGTGGTTAGTCTTAGCTTATGCCTTACATACCATGGGTGAGCTGTGCTTATCGCCAGTGGGCTTATCGGCTGTTACTAAGCTTGCTGTACCAAAAGTAGTGGGTGTAATGATGGGTGCTTGGTTCTTAGCCACGGCCTACTCAGAAGTACTGGCTACCCAATTAGCTAAGTTAGCCGCTATTGACACTCAAGCGGGTCAAGTAGCCGACATCCCAACCGCCCTTGCCTCTTATAACGAGCTATTTAGCTTCTTATTCTATGTCGGCATTGGTTTTGGTGTGTTTATGCTATTACTTAGCCCTTGGCTAAGAAAACGCATGCACGGCGTGCACTAA
- the rfbD gene encoding dTDP-4-dehydrorhamnose reductase, which yields MKHLLITGAMGQLGQSFTAIAKQWPQFQFTFADKKLADITNQLQMAALLRQLKPYAVINCAAFTNVDLAEQQPELAYAVNATAVEQLAQLCRETNTLLVHFSTDYVFSGRQLDAGENQTPYTEQDLAEPLNVYGASKLAGEQAMLNIAPAGLILRSSWLYSAFGHNFARIIYNKIQQGLPLRVVADQIGSPTYAPELAALCLKLLSADHFATTQLLHCAGQGEASWYQVAQEIQKYTKQQTTLTAISSNQWQSAATRPSYSALSSQQLQKQFGLSLPAWQQSLVTCLNKMGQSD from the coding sequence ATGAAGCACTTACTTATCACCGGAGCCATGGGGCAGCTAGGCCAAAGCTTTACTGCTATTGCTAAACAGTGGCCACAATTCCAATTTACCTTTGCAGATAAAAAGCTGGCTGATATTACTAATCAGCTACAAATGGCTGCGCTTTTACGACAACTAAAACCCTACGCCGTGATCAACTGTGCCGCTTTTACTAATGTAGATTTAGCCGAGCAACAACCCGAATTAGCTTATGCCGTAAATGCCACAGCAGTAGAACAGCTGGCGCAATTATGCCGTGAAACAAATACCCTATTAGTGCATTTTAGTACTGACTATGTATTTTCAGGGCGACAGTTAGATGCGGGAGAGAATCAAACACCTTATACAGAGCAAGATCTGGCTGAACCGTTAAATGTCTATGGCGCAAGTAAATTGGCCGGCGAACAAGCCATGCTCAATATCGCCCCAGCAGGACTAATTCTGCGCAGCAGTTGGTTGTATAGCGCGTTTGGTCATAACTTTGCTCGCATTATTTACAATAAAATACAACAAGGCCTGCCTTTAAGAGTCGTTGCAGACCAAATAGGCAGCCCAACCTATGCTCCTGAACTGGCCGCGCTATGTTTGAAACTACTCTCTGCTGACCACTTTGCTACTACTCAGTTGCTACACTGTGCAGGGCAGGGCGAAGCCAGCTGGTATCAAGTCGCGCAAGAAATACAAAAATATACTAAACAACAAACAACCCTTACAGCGATAAGTAGTAATCAATGGCAGTCTGCTGCAACTCGGCCAAGCTATAGCGCGCTAAGCAGCCAGCAACTGCAGAAGCAATTTGGCCTCAGTTTGCCAGCTTGGCAGCAAAGCCTAGTAACCTGCTTAAATAAAATGGGTCAGAGTGATTAA
- the tviB gene encoding Vi polysaccharide biosynthesis UDP-N-acetylglucosamine C-6 dehydrogenase TviB: MTDLKNVNIAIIGLGYVGLPLAVEFGKHYPTMGFDINQARVTELSQGRDHTLEVSPDELKLATQLSFSSQIADLERANIYIVTVPTPIDKHRQPDLTPLIKASETLGKVIRKGDIVIYESTVYPGATEEDCIPVVERVSGLKYNVDFFAGYSPERINPGDKEHRVTTIKKVTSGSTPEIAEQVDALYSSIITAGTYKASSIRVAEAAKVIENTQRDLNIALINELAVIFNKLGIDTEEVLLAAGTKWNFLPFRPGLVGGHCIGVDPYYLTHKAQSIGYNPEVILAGRRINDSMGRYVISELVKAMIKRRIHVAGAKVLVLGLTFKENCPDIRNTKVVDMLTELAEYGVQADVYDPWVDPAQAEHEYGITLVQQPNPAHYDAAIVAVAHNQFRELGVVGIKALMKENHVLYDLKYLLPANSCDLRL; the protein is encoded by the coding sequence ATGACAGATTTAAAAAACGTAAACATCGCTATTATCGGCTTGGGCTATGTTGGTTTGCCGTTAGCGGTCGAGTTTGGTAAACATTACCCCACTATGGGTTTTGATATTAACCAAGCCCGAGTGACCGAGTTAAGCCAAGGCCGTGATCATACTTTAGAAGTCAGTCCAGATGAATTAAAGCTAGCAACCCAGCTTAGTTTTAGTAGCCAAATAGCTGATTTAGAGCGGGCTAATATCTATATCGTTACAGTGCCAACGCCTATTGATAAACACCGTCAGCCCGATTTAACACCGTTAATTAAAGCCTCAGAAACTTTAGGTAAAGTTATTCGTAAAGGCGATATCGTTATTTACGAATCAACTGTTTACCCTGGTGCAACTGAAGAAGACTGTATTCCAGTTGTCGAGCGCGTATCGGGGCTTAAATACAATGTCGACTTTTTTGCCGGTTACAGCCCAGAGCGGATTAACCCAGGCGATAAAGAACACCGCGTAACTACGATTAAAAAAGTTACCTCGGGTTCAACGCCAGAGATTGCCGAGCAAGTCGATGCACTGTACAGCAGCATAATCACCGCCGGTACCTATAAAGCCAGCTCTATTCGCGTGGCCGAAGCAGCTAAAGTAATTGAAAACACCCAGCGCGACTTAAATATTGCCCTAATTAATGAGCTAGCAGTTATCTTTAATAAACTCGGTATCGACACCGAAGAAGTATTATTAGCCGCTGGTACAAAGTGGAATTTTTTACCGTTCAGGCCAGGCCTAGTAGGCGGCCACTGTATAGGTGTCGACCCATACTACTTAACCCATAAAGCGCAATCTATTGGCTATAACCCAGAAGTTATCCTCGCAGGTCGGCGCATTAACGACAGTATGGGCCGCTATGTTATTAGCGAACTGGTTAAAGCCATGATCAAACGTCGCATCCACGTAGCTGGCGCAAAAGTATTAGTATTAGGCTTAACCTTTAAAGAAAACTGCCCAGATATTCGCAACACCAAAGTGGTAGACATGCTAACCGAACTAGCCGAATACGGGGTTCAAGCCGACGTATACGACCCATGGGTAGACCCAGCCCAAGCCGAACACGAATACGGTATCACACTAGTACAGCAACCCAACCCAGCACACTACGACGCAGCAATAGTCGCAGTAGCGCACAATCAATTTCGTGAACTAGGTGTAGTCGGCATCAAAGCCCTAATGAAAGAAAACCACGTGCTATATGACTTAAAATACCTGTTGCCAGCAAACAGCTGTGATTTAAGGCTTTAA